One genomic window of Phoenix dactylifera cultivar Barhee BC4 unplaced genomic scaffold, palm_55x_up_171113_PBpolish2nd_filt_p 000524F, whole genome shotgun sequence includes the following:
- the LOC120106316 gene encoding pentatricopeptide repeat-containing protein At5g10690-like translates to MMRAFSIRGDFDMVKRLHVHMWSDSVGSISPSVQVEADELLMEAAINDDQVDVARQILHRIITKREGFSWTTRGGMVAIRVEALSGFTNSILSPYVLPEVSLNDPIEKYMTAFEEADPLPASLKLDKVIMSLDWNLLWGFFFCSTLSQDSMMRCNATKNNGY, encoded by the exons atgatgcgggcattttctaTAAGAGGAGATTTTGACATGGTCAAAAGGCTGCATGTTCACATGTGGTCAGATTCTGTTGGATCAATTTCTCCTTCGGTGCAAGTAGAAGCTGATGAGCTTCTTATGGAGGCAGCAATAAATGATGACCAG GTTGATGTTGCTAGACAAATCCTTCATAGAATTATTACCAAAAGGGAAGGGTTCTCTTGGACAACTAGAGGAGGCATG GTTGCTATCCGTGTAGAAGCTTTGTCAGGATTCACTAATTCTATACTCAGCCCTTATGTCCTTCCAGAG GTTTCACTGAATGATCCTATTGAGAAGTATATGACAGCATTTGAAGAAGCTGATCCATTACCTGCTAGCTTGAAATTGGACAAAGTTATTATGAGCTTGGATTGGAATCTGCTctggggattttttttttgttctaccTTATCACAAGATTCGATGATGAGATGCAATGCAACTAAGAACAATGGTTATTGA